The Coffea eugenioides isolate CCC68of unplaced genomic scaffold, Ceug_1.0 ScVebR1_3148;HRSCAF=4305, whole genome shotgun sequence genome includes the window AGCCGTGCGATGGGCAGGCTCCATCGCTACCGGCCACCGCGTGATGAACAACACTCGCAAGAACTGCTGCTTGATCGGAAAACCCACATATCACACATTTTCCTTGCACAGGGGGTAAATGTTGCAGAATCAATTGCTGCAATTACTTGTGCTTATTTTGCCCTAACTCCTCATTTGGTTTATACGTACATATAAATGGCTGAATTGGTTGTACATTAATGCACAGGAAGTCTATTCAATTTATCCTAGAGGGTCGTCAGTCGAAATTATGGAGTGGTGGAAGAGGCTGCCTCGTAAGGTGGCCGCGAAAGTTGTTAGTGCTGGGTTTGGGGATTTTCTGAGCCACTTGCCCCTGGCCGATAGGGATAGGAAGTTGCCTGTCGCACTTGCGGAGCGATGGTGGGACTCAACAAACTCCTTCCACTTGCCTTTCGGAGAGATGACACTTACACCCTTGGACTTCACCTGTATAACCGGTGTTGCAGTGGGCGGCTTGCCCATTCCGTGGGATTACAATGTTAGGGAAAATGCCAATTACATCAAGGAGCAATTGGGTTGGGTGCCAGCTTTTGCTTCTGCCGGTGCCATCAGAGTTACCGATATATTGTCATTCTACAAAGACAAGGCGATTGACGAGAACGACGACGTCCAGCTGGCACATCTGACTAGAGCTTTCTTTCTATACATGCTTGGCCGCACTTTACTTAGCAACACGGCCGAAACAATTCACCTGTGCTGTCTGCCAGCGCTGGAGGACGTAGATCGTATAGGGGATTATAACTGGGGAGGGGCGGGGATGGCAACCTTGTACAGATTTATGTCCGCCGTCTCCCGACGCCTGACGAAAAGCCTAGGCGGCTACAGCTTCGTTTGGGAGGTAAGTCCAGATTTGCCTTCACTTTGTGTCAATTCGACATTTCCATGTTCCGTTACATAAACTTTTCTAGCAGTTAGTGTTCATCTCGAACGGTGGACATAATTTGTACGACCACGTGTAGGTGTGGGCTTACGAAATTCTTCAGTTAAGTCCGTATAAACTGAAACGGGACGAGAGGGACGTATTGCCCAGAATGTGGCGATGGCGCTCGTGTAATAGAGCCAATCGACTAGCACCGTCTACGGTCGAAAATTTTCGCCGCGCAATTGACACCATTGACCCGGAAAACGTTAGTTCCCCTACTTAGAACATCCAATAGCTTCTACCGCCTAAGTGTTAACAGTTGTTATGAATTTGTTCCGCCTGTGGAACAAACCAATGTTACATCGCTTGTTAATTGTGTGTCATAGGTGAACTGGCTGCCCTTCCCTGCAATGGCATTGCCCAGTCGGTATCTCAAATCCAAGGAACTAACTGCAACGAGATTGCTTTTGGATGGCCCCATGGGAAGATTTTACTACCTGGGCGAGAGGGTTATTAGGCAGGTGTATGCAGGTGTATGTGCAAAGCAACCTCCCCATCGGCCATCAGATATGTACAGCACTGATACAATTTCGGGAAACATGCTACATTATGTGCTTCGTGGACTGCCCATTGCAAGCCTATACCCAGATCCCCCTCCATATGCTACGTATGAGGAGTTTGTGTGCAGCAGGCTAATGAGACCAATGACTTCCTCCACGTTGGCACCCAGTGGGAAGGAGTGCGTAATTCATATATGTGACCAGTTGCCACTAAGTGAGGCCACAACACCGTCACTGAAACATCCAATTAATTACCCTCCCTGGTCTGTGTTGTGCATACAAACTGATGGATCACTGGAGCAAGAGGGCATTCACAGAGTTGGTGGCGATGTAATAGGGTTGCCTCTTCCATGTGCTGTTAGTGATGTGGTATGGCATTCTTCGCCCTGTACTTAACCCGCCATTTAATTTGCGCAATTTGTGTACAATTAATACAGCCATCTGTGTTGTTTCCGCTTAGGTGCCTAGACACTGGTACGAGGACCTGCTTGTTCAGTGCATGGGCCTGAGAAAGAAAGTCTTAGAAAAAAGTGCAgaaatatttcgtttggcatcCAATGTGTCGGACAACACACAAGTGGTGGACCAAAGGCTACATCAAATACAGGTAATTTTGGAAAGTGCATTGAAGCTCCAAAAGGGGACAGGGAAACGCTGCCTTCGCGGTGAACTTGGTGGCCGGAAATCCTGTGTTTGTAAGCGTCCCAACACAAGTGCCGGGACGCAGACATTTACGGATGAGCTTGGTAGAGCCAAAGCTCACGAAAGTCAGGGAATTCATAATGCCAAAGACTGAGCACCCATGGCCCCAAACCGCAAACAAGGTTGTGTAGCCGGAGGAATGAGTATGCAAACTTCTTGGTACTGCCCACCAACAAAGCTAAGCTGTGAGCAATCGCCACGTGTGTTGCGTAATTCTGATACAATTTTAAACTTGAACACGGAAAATGTTAACAGTTGACAGATAATTCCCATAACTAATTTATAGCCCTGTTCTTATATTTCGTCTGTCCCAGATTGTTCTTCACCTACAATTCAAGTTTGCAGTGAAATTAAATATTTACAACAAAACAATTTAAATGGAAGTTGTTGTTATTATAAATCTATCACATTTAATGCATTACAATTTTCGAACTTATTTATATGAAATGACGGAAAAGCCTTTTGTATGAATGCAACTCCAACACAAGAATATGATTTCAAGTTTGTGCAAACTAGTTACTTGAAATATTGTACTCCATTCGAAATGTACAAAtggtgtaaaaaaaattaatcgtTTTCAGCTCTGTTTCGTTACTTTGTGCACAAGACacatttccctttttctttcacttcaacAACTTCCTCTGCAAATTTCCGAGACTAAGCTCCTACTGCAGCAACATCCCTATCTATaattacataatatatataattactaATTAACTAATATTTTACACAGTTATAACGTATataagattaaattaaatcattTTGCAACCTTATATGCATAATAATAAacatatttattattatatgaATTATTAATcttacatacacatatatattgtAAGGGCTAATTTCAGAAACATCCCCTGAATTAGCTTGTGGAAAAATGGGAAAACGGATGATTTATGGAGAAAaggcataaagagctggtgttttagtGCAGACCTGGAGTACTTTTTTTACCCGATACATAAGCAGGGTCAAAAATTCACTGCGCTAgttaaccaatttttcatatataaacaaATTTACTAAAATTAAAATAGCGTGTTTCAAAGTTGCGCTTCTATTTCAAAGTCAACTACTCTTAAACAGCTTTTACTAAAATTAAAATAGCGTGTTTCAAAGTTGCGCTTCTATTTCGAAGTCAACTACTCTTAAACAGCTACTGCTTAATTCATATAATGGAACAAACCCGTAAAGAACTGGTATATTATAGCAAacaatttttgttgtttactttaaaatatttcatttacattaaataattcaaaaaatgctagttttcctttcgtaaagaTGTTTCTGTAacggcttttgaattttatttgcaaatttttatgaaaattaaatgatttataATAAAAGGTTCATACAAAACGTGGTACTTCATTCATGTAATACAGAGAAggcataaagagttggtactttatgggatatttcctttttaaactattctGAACATATATTACGTAGATAAcctaccatttttttttacataacaaATTACTGTACCATTTTTTGAATGACATTTCAAAAACATTTCTAACTGAAACAGCACCCACAATAATGGCACAAAAAAGGTGCCTTACTCCCTAATCCAGCTTTACTTCATGTATTACTCTCACAGTTTGTGTTATTGTTGTTAGGCTTCATTAATCACTGTACATTCCTTTTTCTCCGACTAAACGGTAATAATAAACCCCAACATCAGTAATAAATCCCAAGTTCATACcatatatttgtaattttggcCTTCATGATGTCAGCTAAGGGACCCAATAACTCAAAGGCAAGGGAGGTCAGTCAAATTTTGACAACTTCAGGGGGTGCCAGTGAAAGTGTCACAAatttcaggggaggtttcttaAATTATCCCTAATAAATATATTACAAACCACATTGTAATTGATAGTTATTGGCTAATTAAATATGTTGGTACAAATGTATTACTAAAGTTACTcgaactaattaataatttctattagtaaatatgtataattagtagtataattcataatattaattatattacataaattaatgtacatatataatacatataactaataataccATTGTTATTGGTGCACTGAAGAGACGCATAAGCATTGTGAGCAATGAAAATAGATGGGGAGAAACAGAAGTTACTGTTCCTACACATGAATGGAACGAtgggcaaaagaaaaggcgTTGGGCCTTATGGTCATTGGTTAGGATAGCAAGCCGAGGAACAAACAGCCCAATCGTAAAAGCAGTTTATAGCAGCAGCGTACGGCACCAGTTTACAAAAGCTGGGCAACTGAAGCTGATTCCCAGGTAGCCACTTCGGAAAACGTCTATCCCACGAAGAGATTTTGCGCAACATACGATTCCACTTAATTTCGTATTTACAAAAAAAGGAACAAGTTTGGCTCGTCTAATAAACAATTTGTCAACTACTTACTCTCCTATTAACCAAGTGCAGTAGCGGTATTTGCTACAGCAGTGCTTACGACGCAACCTTGACAGTCATGCATCTTGTGATCCTTCTGTGCATGACCCCTTCGGTGGAACTACAATGACTTACCCATCTACACCTAGCAACCTTGAATAATCTTCACCCCACCGATACATAACAAAACACAATCCCTAAAGCCGGTGTTGCTCTATAACCTGTCTGTCGTCACGGCTGCTACTTCCATGCACAACCATACCATCTCTTTCAACCTCTGCATTTCACACCTAGAAGAATATATAATAGGATTTACACACGCAACGGCAGTGAAATAAGAACAACAAAGCCATTTACCAACAGGTACTGCATCAGTACAATGACTGTTTACAACCTTTCAGTGGCTGTGGTGATAACAGCTTACAATGGCCCATGACACATTCAAACTTACATTATTTACACTTCAATGGTAACgaaatcaaatttttttaaacaatatACCCAGCTTTCCCCGCATTCACGAATACCTTGTAGCCTTCTCATGCGCAAGACAAATTAATGCGAAGGAAAGATACAAACCCTTCCCCTTCTACAATTTCGTACTTGTTTCATGGAAAGACTACTCTTGCACCTCGACTCACCAAAACCTGCCTTATTTATTGCGTTACTGCAAACCGAAGCATCACAACAGTAGTGCCTCATCTTTCTCCTGGACTTCTTTGTTGGCCACCTGTGTCCCTTCCACCGCTACCGAATGGTTGTGGTACAAATGCTTGTCCTCTCCATTCGCCTGAGTCGCTGCAGCCCGTACcaatttcaaatgatttttccagCGAGTCATCCAAACAGTTTTCCATATAATCATCATCAACTGCTGTGTTGTGCGAATTCTTTTTGTATGGGCATGTTCGTTGGTTGTGGCCTGCTTGCAATCTTCAACCCATATATCACATGTCAAATCATTTGTGACTGCAAGTAATCACGTTAACCGAGCACAGTGCTAACATTACACcacttcaactttcttgcaTTGCCAATAACTTTGTATACTTTGTATGCACTTTtaattatgtgtttatttactactgTTGTTAATAAGAACGAAAAATACCCACTTCTTCATTATTACCTTCGCTGTCCACTTCATGTATTTTATCAATTAACTACTGTATAACTACGTATGCAATTCCGATAGTACCTGCAATGACcacactttcttttcttctttgcttCTGCATGCTTGTGATCACCTTTACACCGGGACACCCTAGGATCTAACAGCCCGAATGTTCTTCTACTTCTATCGTTCCTCACTCTTGAATCCATTGCAAATCCATCTCCCCCATATCCCCTATCAATCCACTTCTCCTTTAGGTCCACAGAATGCTTGTCAAACATCTGTTGCAGGTCATTAAACGCATCATCCATGTAGGAGGCATAGTAACACATAGTATTACAGCTGGACTTTAAAGTGCCATATCTGGCCATTTGTGTCAGCTGTTCGTCTGCAACAAATTCTTTCATTCCATTATTACTACAGTGAACTCCCTTTGTCCACCGCTTCGAAATGCATGCTTCTGGGATCCTGTTCATTCCTTCTACCACCATCACGCGAAACATGTGAGCACAAGGAATCCCCTTTGACTCGAATTTCATGCAAGAGCAGATTAGCTTCTCCATTGACCTATCATAATCCACCCTCCAACTTATTTCGTGTCCACCATATTTCGAGTAATAATATGTACGATTCCCTCCATCCTCGCTCCAGCCCTCAGAAATTAGAAGTCCTTGCCTGTTCAAATGCTTCCTCACCATGAAGAACACATTCCTTGTAAACACCTCCGCTGCGCTCCCCTCTAATTCGGGCAGGATTGTGGTTAAGACTGGTTTTGTGTTTTCGCTTGTGTGAACTGCTTTGCTCTCGGTATGTCGAAGCCATGCTATTGCCAAATCAAAACTTCTAACGAATTCATATAGTCGCATTTTTTCATTCAAGTACTCGTTCAAAAAAGCATTCATTTTCTCACACCTTTGAGTACTTCTCATACCTGCAAAAAAATGACCGCGTAAATAGGCCTCTGCCCATAACCTTCTCCTACGGTACAATTTCTTCACCCACTCATTCTCTACCACCCCACATTCATTAACCAACCTAGCCCACCGATCCTCAAACTCAAGAGTGCTACACTTTCTCGCCATCAGGTTATAGAACCTGTTATTAAACTCCTCGCAGCGAATATTACTCCGTGCATTTCTATGCAAGTGCCACGAACATAGCCTGTGACAAGCATCCGGGAGAAGATTCTTTATAGCTCTTCTCATTGCACTGTCCCCATCTGTCATCACTGCTACTGGCTTTCTACCTTTCATAGCCTCTACAAATGTACTTAGCACCCATTCATATGTTTCAATCCTCTCATCTGATAGCAGTGCACAGCCAAAAACAGTACTGTTCAAATGGTTGTTTACCCCTGCAAGTACAACTAGTGGCTTGcggtatttatttgttttgtatgttGTATCAAACACCAATACATCTCCAAATACACTGAAGTCCGCACGAGATTTAGAATCTGCCCAAAACAACATTGCCAATCTTCCTTCGTTATCTACATGATATTTataaaagaacatgtcatcggCATCCTTCTTCGCTGCCAAGAACCCAAGTGCCCCTTCTGCATCGCCATTAAAAATATCTTTTCTACGTTCCTCGTCCATTCGGTTATACAAATCCTTAATGCAAAATCCCACGTTACTATACCCTCCGGCTTTGATAACAAAATGTTTCATTATCTGGCATATTCTGGCCCCAACCAACTTTAGACTTTTTGCCTGCGCATATTCTGCATCGCTCACTTTTCTATGCGACCTAAGGTGTTGCACACTTGCCTCTGATGCCAGCGGGTGATTGTGCTCCATAATGAAACGTGTCACCACATACTTTACCGATTCTGTGTCATATTTCACGCGAAAGCAAGCCCCACACCCGGTCCTTGTGATTGCTTTTGCTTCTCTTTTCCGGTCTTCATAATTAAACCACTTTTCATTCCTATAACCTTCACAGCAACATACCCATTTTCTAAATCTTGAAATGCCATCTTCATCTCGTTTGGCATTACTTTTACGAATCCCAAATCCGCTTAGTTTCGCATACAAATTATAAAATTCCCCAGCTTCTTCCGTGTCAAATGTTAATTTCATTACGTCATCCACGCCTATTGCGCCCACCAATTCATCTGCCTCCTCATCTTCGTGTCCTCCTATTGAACCACCGCTTTCTTCACTGCATGTGTCTCGGTCACACTCAGGTTCTTGGTTAAGGTCAAATGACATTAACCTGCCGCAACCATCCATCCCCATTTTTCCCTTCTCTGTTTCCTGCACCATGTCATGAGTTTTAAGCACCCCATCCTGCCCCATACTTACAACCCCTGTGTGGTTGTTCAATGCTTTTTCTAACCATGGTCgcttaacatttttttttcagccTCCCCATATGCTTTCGTTTGTAACATAAATACTGATCGTCTACTAATGGAACAAAACATATATACACGATCATTTCACTTAACAAACCATACTTTACCTCACAACTTTCACAAAATGCAGACGATAAACATTACTCTAACATTCATATACACAGTTTTTATAAGTGTGGCTGATGCAATTATATCAACCTTTAGCACAAAATACCACTATCGACATGCATTTTCATTAACACCAACAAACTCAACCTCTACTGTgtgtttctttaattcttttcacATAACCATGCGCAATGCAGTATGGGGGCCATTATCGATGTCCACACGGCCATCCAAATCACTCTATTTTAAGACTTTAGTCCTGTTACAACGTCTTCTTCACGTCTTCACTCATTTCTGCTTAATTTCCTTTACACTATTTAATACAAATTAGAGGACCAACATTTCCTACGTACGTACACAAAGCTCCGTGCACAAATAAACTGCGATAATTTCCCGGTTTCGTTACATCTTCGTTCGAAGACGCAGGGTCTTACACCCCGTACTTCGTATTCCTTATTCCTCTATCATTACCTCTTACAAGAACTGTAGAAATCACCCTAGTAGACGTACATGTGTTTTACTCGTTATTttactccatttttcaaagttaTGGAAAAACTCAAAAAAGTACTCACCTTTGATTTCTCTGCTTCTGTTCCACGCCGCTGCATTCTGTCACCACAGCTTCGCAAGGGCCTTCCTCAGATATATCTACCGTCACCGCCTGCGCCTAAATTTACGCCAGTAGACACCACCTCTGTCTATTCCGCCTTGACTTCTTCTTTACCAAATTTTTGCCTTCGATTCCGACGTCACCACCTGTCTTCAAACACACGCATCACTGCGGGCCCCAACATGGCTGTGTGTTTAGTACCTAATATGCTTCCTCTTCGGTGGCCCCAGCATGGCTTTGGTTAGTActgctttctctttttcttcgaTGTTTTATACAACAGAACCGACACCGGCTGTTAATTTTTATGCTTTCCGATCAAAAATTTTGTATTCTACGAAATTGGGTTCTCTTGAACGTCTGATGGACGAAAGCCGTAAACAGCAGGTCGTTTATAAGACAACCGTTTTAACTAAATTTTATCCCATTACCCAACATTTGTATTTAAGGCACGTTGGGTACTCTGTCACTGTAATGGTTGAAAGGCacaaagagctggtcttttactCACCAAcgggtttaatttctttttatcCGATAAATCAGTCTGTCTTTATGCCACCTTCGGTATTATGTTGTTGTAATGGAAGAGAGCCAAGGGGAGCTGAAACTTTTAAACTGGGACACCCGTTTGAATATAAGATTGACCAATCCAAAATGGATTTAATCTTTAGTTGTAGTgcaggaaagccataaagagttggctATTTATTCTAAAATGCATTCCAATATGGGTACTGCGTTGTTATTATGGACGAAAGAGTTGAAAATTGGGGTTGTTTTAATAAAGTTAACGGGTATTTTTTTACTCCTTACcccattatatttatgttaattccGTTTCACCCCAATACATTTCCAACATTTGCCGTACGCTACATTCACCGCGGTTATAGGTCACCACTTACTTTTTTAGAAACATTCCCTTCATCTCCGTACATGTCAGGTTGCTACGTGCCAGCTTCTTTGCCATATAATTTACTTTCCACACCTGTCTTTGAAATATGTGAATACACTACAGAATTTACCGGAATATGTAAGGCTAAAAGCAAAGAAAATGGACGCAGGACCACGGTTCATATTATTTTGAGGCAAGAAATAAAGGTGAAAAGACAAGGACAAAGTTTGAGTTTCTGACATTAATTATTACCTATACCAGCTAAGAACAAGATGGCTTGATGGCACATAAGGGATTAGAGTTCAGTGCATACAACATACTTCCATTGCGCTTATTGATGCTTTCCGATGGTTGCTTCTACTGTGGAAAGTAGAGTGAACTCTCCACCGTGGGCAGAAGAAGTGTTAACAAGACAACGCAGCGCGGACATCTTTCACATGTCAAGTGGGGCCCAATTGAAATAAGGCAACCGGCTGTAGGGTTGGCTTAGCAAACCTGGCCTTGATGATGGATGGAACCTGGAAATCCTGAGTGAATTAATGACTTTTTTGCGTCAAAACCTGAGTTTTGTTATTACTAACAAGTAACAAGGTGCTTAACATACTAGTTGGGTTTTCAGAATTACGATCCCGAGCTTAACAGGCCATGTTGATACCAACTGGGctatggttatgaaattagtttcTTGTTAATTATTATAATAAGAAATATTTATAATTGAAAAAGATTCAATTCTTGCATACTgaataataaatatttttagggaaaatcattcaaaattctTTCATATTTcgttaaataaattttttcatctttcacttttaaaatattaactttatATTCTTTACAAATTcaatttcacaaattttggTCCTAACCTAAGTTTCAACTACTTTTTAGTCTAAAATCACCACATGACTCATATGCAATagtttttatatataaaaatgtcAGATTTTACTTTTTTAGTggcaaaaataaatatgaatgGACAAAAATGAATATGGTTTCAAGTTAGATTTGGCTTGTTTAAGTgcaaaaatgaatatgaatttGATCATTTGTTTAATTACAAATGGGATCTAACTGTTTTTCCtataaaaaaatgaactttCTTTTTACCCTCATAAAAACTACTTTTACTTTAACTGCCTATAACTATCCATGTctatttttacttttaactatttaaatatatgttttCAACATAACTACCTATAAATATTATAACTACttacataaaattattttatgaaaaatatttaaaagattaaaatttgttttgataataaaaattttatttaaaatatatgatcataaatattatatattttttgattgCACACACATTGGATGTGCATGAGCACTAGTTATAATAGAATACCTAAGAAAGTTTACACGATAATAAATCATTGGGTGCttaaaaattgtcaaatcaataTGAACTTGATATACTTTAAGCTATTTAGATAAATAGATAGAAGACACACACTTCATGATAATGTAGAACAAATGGGACCTAACATTAGATTAAAGTGAGATAATGAATTTTGTACACGCTAAACAAAAATGTCTTCCGAATTCCCAACAGATAAAGACGCCGCTTTAAAATAATTGGGGACGTTGCATTGGGTCAAGAGGATCTTTTTCATTTACTCTATCATGTACTGcaatgtataaatatttgttattattttgaaatttaataGAAATCGATGCATATTACGAATCAAAATGCTAGAATATGTTAATTTGAACGTGGGATTGTAATTGATATTTATCTATATATCATTGCTTTGCATGTTTCAATGGATTTTCTATCATTAGATAACCCATATCACAACAAAATCTTTAAATTTAGCACTTACTTTTAAGAGTGAAGTTTGATTTTTACTATAATTTGGTTATCCTTATCATTAGATAATGCTAATATattaaaaatctcaaattttgaCAGTATTTTACTAGtcaattttgtgattttataGTCTGTCATGTCCAATACAACTAGTTGCGAAATTAGGATTTAAATTAATAACCATCTAATTATTTCAATAGCTGAAGGTTCAATCTTTGAAACATTTGCATTGTGTGAtttatatttatgattattttatctACAATCTCAATTCTAATTTCTTAGAGTACTATTTAATTGTGTTTTTGATTACTCATCTACAAATTCGATATCGATTTGAAAATCATCATGTGTACGTATAAGATTGCTTAtctaatttctaaatttaaattaaaaccTACCAGgtcaataatgtcatgattctACTTTCTTGAAATACTATTATGTTTCTAATAATTCTTCTATAATTTTGATTTCAGTTAAAAAGCCACTATCTATGCAATATATAAAGTTAGAGGGATCGCAATTAATGTATActtttttatgtcattttttaaactttcaattttattcttaaaaaaaaactaatttttgctTTGGCTACTTAATCACATTTTGCCAATATAACTATGCATAACTACCCTAAATATTGTAATTAATAAATTACAATAACCTTacaaaccaaaatttttttaataaatttttaataaatgtatttacataaaaataaattttatataaaattaatttcttttaattatttatgtatataattaCTCATCTATGCCAACtaacaattaaatttaaattgtcataattttttttgtcaagtAAGCATTTATAAATTAAAATTGGAGTACACATAGTTTCATTTTTGCGTATTCCAAGGATTATTGCAtctgaccaatttttcctactcTTCCTGCTCTTTGCAACTTATTTCCTGTCAATTAGGCATGGGGAGCTACTCCTGAATTAATGACAATTTTTAGGTGCATACAAATGCCCATAAATTATcgtttagaaaaaaaaatacaaatgcCTATAAGTTGTTGATGGGCATACATGTTATTTCCCCTAAAAGTACAATGGATCTTGTATGAAACTTCTTCTACCCGGTTCCGGTCACTACTTTTAATAACTTTGCTTTGCCCAGGCCCACAGTGATGTGTTGTCCTAAT containing:
- the LOC113757624 gene encoding protein FAR1-RELATED SEQUENCE 5-like is translated as MGQDGVLKTHDMVQETEKGKMGMDGCGRLMSFDLNQEPECDRDTCSEESGGSIGGHEDEEADELVGAIGVDDVMKLTFDTEEAGEFYNLYAKLSGFGIRKSNAKRDEDGISRFRKWVCCCEGYRNEKWFNYEDRKREAKAITRTGCGACFRVKYDTESVKYVVTRFIMEHNHPLASEASVQHLRSHRKVSDAEYAQAKSLKLVGARICQIMKHFVIKAGGYSNVGFCIKDLYNRMDEERRKDIFNGDAEGALGFLAAKKDADDMFFYKYHVDNEGRLAMLFWADSKSRADFSVFGDVLVFDTTYKTNKYRKPLVVLAGVNNHLNSTVFGCALLSDERIETYEWVLSTFVEAMKGRKPVAVMTDGDSAMRRAIKNLLPDACHRLCSWHLHRNARSNIRCEEFNNRFYNLMARKCSTLEFEDRWARLVNECGVVENEWVKKLYRRRRLWAEAYLRGHFFAGMRSTQRCEKMNAFLNEYLNEKMRLYEFVRSFDLAIAWLRHTESKAVHTSENTKPVLTTILPELEGSAAEVFTRNVFFMVRKHLNRQGLLISEGWSEDGGNRTYYYSKYGGHEISWRVDYDRSMEKLICSCMKFESKGIPCAHMFRVMVVEGMNRIPEACISKRWTKGVHCSNNGMKEFVADEQLTQMARYGTLKSSCNTMCYYASYMDDAFNDLQQMFDKHSVDLKEKWIDRGYGGDGFAMDSRVRNDRSRRTFGLLDPRVSRCKGDHKHAEAKKKRKCGHCRYYRNCILTNDLTCDIWVEDCKQATTNEHAHTKRIRTTQQLMMIIWKTVWMTRWKNHLKLVRAAATQANGEDKHLYHNHSVAVEGTQVANKEVQEKDEALLL